One Eublepharis macularius isolate TG4126 chromosome 6, MPM_Emac_v1.0, whole genome shotgun sequence DNA segment encodes these proteins:
- the CCL20 gene encoding C-C motif chemokine 20 has protein sequence MVLTGLNKMNLTLGVLLGLLLFLGAGEAQSNQDCCLSYTKEPLPLKIITGFTIQFSSEVCDINAIIFHLKKGLRACANPEDGWVKKHLHRLSKKRKVFKKISQSHGF, from the exons ATGGTGTTGACTGGCTTGAACAAAATGAATCTGACCTTGGGTGTTTTGTTGGGTCTGTTGCTATTCTTGGGCGCTGGTGAAG CCCAAAGTAACCAAGACTGCTGCCTCTCTTATACGAAGGAACCTTTGCCTTTAAAGATTATTACTGGATTCACAATACAGTTCTCCAGTGAAGTCTGTGACATCAACGCAATCAT CTTTCATCTTAAAAAGGGATTGAGAGCTTGTGCAAACCCTGAAGACGGTTGGGTGAAGAAACACCTTCACCGCCTGAG caaGAAAAGGAAAGTGTTCAAGAAAATATCGCAGTCGCATGGTTTCTGA